The Brevibacillus brevis genome contains a region encoding:
- a CDS encoding phytoene desaturase family protein, with protein MDAYDVAVIGGGLSGLTSSIYLARAGLSVVLIEKSSQLGGRAATIKKNGTSLNLGLHALYKGGAAEEVLQELGITVEGAYAPAKGGMVWDGKLFELPGSPLSLLKSPLLSPSAKWELTRFVNRLRGIDTNALPTISFREWVEQEIRDSMIRQLIYAVCRTNTFVPYPELLLAAPGVRRLQLVFKGNQVLYIDHGWGQLVDHLQKEAIRTGVTILNRKSISEIAHDQDKVRQLYFADGEKLETSYVIVTAGPSETFKMVKNAEHTSLKVWRDRTKPIYAACLDVALRKLPISNPKRYFTFFLDRPIFISTPSVISNASEDGSVIIHACKDIGFGSDHSKNEESQLEEALDFIQPGWRNEQVARQFLPKIKVAHDFDSIDRIDKSYGPSVPEVYGLYVAGDWTGRGEVLVDAVFASAKRAAQEVIREYNSMEGRSDLRS; from the coding sequence ATGGATGCATATGATGTTGCAGTAATCGGCGGCGGGTTGTCCGGATTAACAAGTTCCATTTATTTGGCAAGAGCTGGTCTGTCAGTCGTTCTGATTGAAAAATCAAGTCAGTTAGGGGGAAGGGCCGCAACGATCAAAAAGAATGGAACTTCTCTCAACCTTGGCCTCCATGCACTTTACAAAGGTGGAGCTGCCGAAGAAGTTCTACAGGAGCTGGGAATCACCGTCGAAGGTGCGTACGCGCCTGCAAAAGGCGGCATGGTGTGGGATGGCAAACTTTTCGAACTCCCCGGAAGTCCACTCTCCCTTTTGAAGAGTCCCTTGCTGTCACCTTCGGCTAAATGGGAATTGACTCGATTTGTGAACCGATTGAGGGGAATCGATACAAACGCTTTACCCACCATCAGTTTTCGAGAATGGGTCGAACAGGAAATACGCGATTCTATGATTCGTCAGCTCATTTACGCTGTTTGCAGGACGAATACATTTGTACCTTACCCGGAGCTACTCTTGGCAGCTCCGGGAGTGAGACGATTGCAACTTGTTTTTAAAGGAAACCAAGTGTTATATATCGATCATGGTTGGGGGCAACTGGTTGATCATCTGCAGAAAGAAGCAATCCGTACAGGTGTAACGATTTTAAACCGTAAAAGTATATCAGAGATTGCCCATGATCAAGATAAAGTCCGGCAACTCTATTTTGCGGATGGCGAGAAACTGGAAACCTCCTATGTCATCGTCACAGCAGGACCATCCGAAACCTTCAAGATGGTTAAGAATGCGGAGCATACATCGCTGAAAGTGTGGCGGGATCGTACAAAACCAATTTATGCCGCTTGTCTAGATGTTGCATTGCGTAAGCTGCCCATTTCTAATCCCAAACGGTACTTCACTTTCTTTTTGGATCGGCCCATTTTTATTAGTACCCCCTCAGTTATTTCCAATGCAAGTGAGGATGGATCGGTCATCATCCATGCATGCAAAGATATCGGTTTCGGCTCGGACCACTCAAAGAACGAAGAAAGCCAATTGGAGGAGGCATTAGACTTTATACAACCTGGATGGAGAAATGAACAGGTTGCCCGTCAATTTTTGCCGAAAATCAAAGTTGCTCACGACTTTGATTCTATCGATCGGATCGATAAAAGTTATGGCCCCTCCGTTCCAGAAGTGTACGGGTTGTATGTGGCCGGTGATTGGACTGGGCGAGGTGAAGTTTTAGTAGACGCGGTTTTTGCCAGTGCGAAACGAGCTGCACAAGAGGTCATTCGTGAATATAACTCAATGGAAGGGAGGTCAGATTTGCGCAGCTGA
- a CDS encoding DUF3892 domain-containing protein, with protein MDQPSFEQIYEAYKNAGEQQAIQENEGNSPLANTGKEQIVAVRKNDDGDLIAFKTDSGRELDYITALNDAKAGKLAHVDVFHKYGRDILRSEPDGIKENNLDNLPDF; from the coding sequence ATGGATCAACCGAGCTTTGAACAAATTTACGAAGCGTACAAAAATGCTGGAGAACAACAGGCGATCCAGGAAAATGAAGGGAACAGTCCACTTGCGAATACGGGAAAAGAGCAAATCGTGGCCGTCAGGAAAAACGACGATGGAGACTTGATCGCCTTTAAAACAGACTCCGGTCGTGAACTCGACTATATCACAGCACTCAACGATGCAAAAGCTGGCAAGCTGGCTCATGTAGACGTGTTTCACAAGTATGGGAGAGACATTCTGCGGAGTGAGCCAGACGGGATTAAGGAAAACAATTTGGATAATCTGCCTGACTTTTGA
- a CDS encoding alkaline phosphatase family protein, producing the protein MKSRFTYAILLLLALSLTVISCKPDSASQIRQHSLKAQPSAERNASQKPVLLILIDSLMDKPLQEAIRQGRAPALGYLLANGRYYPHVVSSFPTMSVTIDSTLLTGTYANQHHVPGLSWFSNKEKRMIYYGYGPKEGLKIDQPQVLLDILHQLNLVQLNPHTKTIHEELAEKGKDTASINGIIWRGKTAHTLQIPRLVEFSTRLPGEVNVYGPKLLSYAAFAQLDPNQKSEKRIWRKYGMNDEFSAQEINYLITNKKLPPLTIAYLPENDMEVHMKGAASIEGIEKADKALQTVLDAFGSWDKAVKEARWIVMGDSAQSAVLDDRQVATIDLRDFLTPYQIAKIGRPLTPTDQIVISTNERMAYIYALDPRIPLPDIVKRLQREPKLDIIARKEGNKIVVTAGTVNRQFTYQLKGPYTDPYGQSWTFSGDPRLLDITMKKNRITYGKYPDVLARLYGAMNSHEGRYVVVTVQPGHELITENSPTHIGGAAHGSLHEMDSIVPMLVIGTTTRPQALRLVDMKDWLLRLTTE; encoded by the coding sequence ATGAAATCGCGATTCACATACGCCATCCTTCTCCTGTTGGCGCTGAGTCTGACTGTGATCAGCTGCAAGCCAGACTCAGCTTCCCAAATCCGTCAGCATAGCCTTAAGGCTCAGCCCTCGGCTGAGAGAAATGCATCGCAAAAGCCTGTCCTGCTCATTCTCATTGATTCGTTAATGGACAAACCCCTGCAAGAAGCGATCCGGCAAGGCCGCGCTCCTGCTTTGGGTTATTTGCTTGCTAACGGGCGCTATTACCCGCATGTTGTGAGCTCATTTCCCACCATGTCGGTAACCATCGACAGCACTCTCCTTACAGGTACGTATGCCAATCAGCATCATGTACCGGGATTATCCTGGTTCAGCAACAAGGAAAAACGGATGATTTATTACGGGTATGGTCCCAAAGAAGGTCTAAAGATCGATCAGCCACAAGTACTGCTAGATATCCTTCATCAATTGAATCTGGTCCAGCTCAATCCGCATACGAAAACTATTCATGAAGAACTGGCTGAAAAAGGCAAGGATACCGCTTCGATCAATGGTATTATTTGGAGAGGCAAAACAGCGCACACCTTGCAGATTCCCCGTCTCGTTGAATTCAGTACACGTTTGCCGGGCGAGGTGAATGTGTACGGGCCAAAACTGCTGTCGTATGCAGCATTTGCCCAGCTTGATCCGAATCAAAAAAGTGAAAAGCGCATTTGGCGGAAATACGGGATGAATGATGAGTTTTCCGCGCAGGAGATCAATTATCTCATCACCAACAAGAAGCTTCCCCCTCTTACCATCGCGTACTTGCCGGAAAATGACATGGAGGTACACATGAAGGGAGCAGCTTCCATCGAAGGGATTGAAAAAGCAGATAAAGCCCTGCAAACCGTGCTTGATGCTTTTGGTTCATGGGACAAGGCAGTCAAGGAAGCGCGGTGGATCGTCATGGGAGATAGTGCCCAGAGCGCTGTTCTTGATGATCGCCAGGTCGCTACCATTGATTTGCGTGACTTTTTGACCCCTTATCAGATCGCGAAAATCGGTCGACCCCTCACACCCACTGACCAAATTGTGATTTCAACCAACGAACGGATGGCCTATATTTATGCCCTGGACCCGCGTATTCCGTTACCCGATATCGTAAAACGTTTGCAGCGTGAACCGAAGCTGGACATCATTGCGCGGAAGGAAGGCAACAAGATTGTCGTAACAGCAGGCACGGTCAACCGACAATTTACTTACCAGCTAAAGGGTCCCTATACTGATCCATACGGTCAATCATGGACCTTCAGTGGTGATCCGCGTCTGCTCGATATTACCATGAAAAAGAATCGGATCACGTATGGGAAATATCCTGACGTTTTGGCGAGGCTCTACGGCGCAATGAATTCGCATGAAGGCAGATATGTGGTCGTTACTGTTCAGCCTGGCCATGAGCTTATAACGGAAAACTCCCCCACCCATATCGGCGGTGCTGCACACGGTTCCTTGCACGAGATGGACTCAATCGTTCCCATGCTAGTAATCGGGACAACGACGCGCCCCCAAGCATTGCGTCTCGTCGATATGAAAGACTGGCTGTTGCGCCTGACAACCGAATGA
- the alr gene encoding alanine racemase: MKQLFRETWIEVNLDAIKKNIRAIRRHIPEQTKIMAVVKANAYGHGSAGVARHALEYGATSLAVAILEEGIVLRKAGIAAPILVLGFTPLSRVKEAVAWNIELSAFQTDWIKKADKMVKSTAFSNRLNIHINVDTGMGRLGVRTKSGLLSVVKALTSSSSLAWTGIFTHFSTADEPDQTLTKAQHELFVDYLRYLKEKGFELPTVHMSNTAATIAFPEYSADMIRLGIGMYGLYPSAYIRQLNRVKLVPALSLKSRFSYVKTMLTPPFTISYGATYIAKRGEVIGTIPIGYADGYSRALSNRGFVLYRGRRLPIAGRVTMDQMMVSLGEGSGKQGDEVVIYGKQGNREITVDEIAEMLGTINYEVVATLSNRIPRLFLENGVVVEITHLLPEG; this comes from the coding sequence ATGAAACAGTTATTTCGCGAAACCTGGATCGAGGTTAATCTCGATGCCATCAAGAAAAATATTCGGGCGATACGCCGGCATATTCCTGAACAGACGAAAATCATGGCGGTTGTCAAAGCGAATGCCTATGGCCATGGTTCTGCCGGAGTAGCACGCCATGCCCTCGAGTACGGGGCTACTTCCCTCGCTGTCGCCATCCTGGAAGAAGGCATCGTCTTACGCAAGGCGGGAATTGCAGCACCTATACTCGTGCTGGGATTCACCCCCCTTTCCCGTGTCAAAGAGGCGGTTGCTTGGAATATAGAGCTGTCCGCGTTTCAGACCGATTGGATTAAAAAAGCCGATAAAATGGTCAAATCAACGGCTTTCTCCAATCGTCTGAACATCCATATTAACGTAGACACCGGGATGGGGCGCTTGGGCGTTCGGACAAAATCCGGGTTGCTTTCAGTCGTGAAGGCTTTAACGTCAAGCTCTTCCCTTGCATGGACCGGAATCTTCACTCATTTTTCCACTGCGGATGAACCCGATCAGACATTAACCAAAGCGCAACACGAGTTATTTGTTGATTATCTTCGTTATCTGAAGGAAAAAGGCTTCGAGCTTCCGACCGTACACATGAGCAACACCGCTGCAACCATTGCTTTTCCCGAATACAGCGCCGATATGATCCGCCTCGGAATCGGCATGTATGGACTGTATCCATCCGCTTATATCCGACAACTCAATCGTGTGAAGCTCGTTCCGGCACTCAGCTTGAAATCGCGCTTCTCCTATGTAAAGACAATGCTGACGCCACCGTTTACCATTAGTTATGGTGCTACATACATAGCAAAGCGCGGAGAGGTCATCGGGACGATTCCAATCGGTTATGCCGACGGTTATTCGCGCGCACTCTCTAACCGGGGATTTGTTCTGTATCGAGGCAGACGTTTGCCGATTGCAGGGCGAGTGACGATGGATCAGATGATGGTCAGCTTGGGAGAAGGCAGTGGAAAGCAAGGCGATGAGGTCGTGATTTACGGCAAGCAAGGGAACCGCGAGATTACTGTCGATGAGATTGCCGAAATGCTCGGGACGATCAACTATGAAGTCGTTGCGACCCTCAGTAATCGCATCCCTCGTTTGTTTTTGGAAAATGGGGTGGTTGTAGAGATCACTCATCTGTTGCCGGAAGGTTAA
- the acnA gene encoding aconitate hydratase AcnA translates to MANKDAYKVKSSLQVGDKSFAYYRLQGLEEQGLGDVSKLPFSIKVLLEAAVRQFDGRAITKEHVQQLATWTKGRDENQEVPLMPARIVLQDFTGVPAVVDLAAMRIAMKRAGGDPKRINPLVPVDLVIDHSVMVDDFGNASALDNNMKLEFERNQERYRFLRWAQTAFDNFRAVPPATGIVHQVNLEYLATVIATREVDGELVAFPDSLVGTDSHTTMINGLGVLGWGVGGIEAEAGMLGQPLYFVTPEVVGFKLTGTLSAGATATDLALTVTQMLRKKGVVGKFVEFYGPGLSNISLADRATVANMAPEYGATMGFFPVDAETLNYMRQTGREEDLISLVETYTKAQGLFRTDETPDPVFSETLELDLSTVVPSLAGPKRPQDRVELTAMKESFNTSLVTPIDKGGFGLSEEKIAASAPVAYANGETATLKTGSVVIAAITSCTNTSNPSVMLGAGILAKKAVEKGLKKPAFVKSSLAPGSRVVTQYLKDAGLIDSLDAIGFNVVGYGCTTCIGNSGPLPEETSKAIADEDLTVAAVLSGNRNFEGRIHAQVKANYLASPPLVIAYALAGTVNIDLTTEPIGTGKDGQPVFLKDIWPTPQEIAAAMDKAMNPALFRAEYGQVFTQNEAWNKIDVPTGDLYEWDEKSTYIQEPPFFQNLAGEIAKIADIKAANTIALFGDSVTTDHISPAGNISPTSPAGLYLQANGVERKDFNSYGARRGSHDVMMRGTFANIRIRNQVAPGTEGGVTKYLPTDEVMSIYDASMKYQADGTPLVVLAGKEYGTGSSRDWAAKGTFLLGIKAVIAESFERIHRANLVGMGVLPLQFADGQSWKSLGIDGTESFSIVGLSDDVQPGQRVKVEATKKDGSTFAFEVIVRLDSMVDVDYYRNGGILQTVLRQLLDEGKPVNA, encoded by the coding sequence TTGGCTAACAAAGATGCTTACAAAGTAAAGTCTTCCCTGCAAGTAGGCGACAAGTCTTTTGCTTACTATCGCCTGCAAGGGTTGGAAGAACAAGGATTGGGCGATGTTTCCAAACTGCCGTTCTCCATTAAAGTTCTGCTCGAGGCTGCTGTACGTCAGTTCGATGGCCGCGCGATCACCAAAGAACACGTACAACAATTGGCGACCTGGACAAAAGGCCGCGATGAAAACCAAGAAGTACCTCTCATGCCAGCTCGTATCGTTCTGCAAGACTTCACCGGTGTACCGGCTGTAGTTGACTTGGCAGCGATGCGCATCGCGATGAAGCGCGCTGGTGGAGATCCAAAACGAATCAACCCATTGGTTCCAGTTGACCTCGTTATCGACCACTCCGTCATGGTTGACGATTTCGGTAACGCCTCCGCTCTGGACAACAACATGAAATTGGAATTCGAACGCAACCAAGAGCGCTACCGCTTCCTGCGTTGGGCACAAACTGCGTTTGACAACTTCCGTGCGGTTCCTCCAGCTACTGGTATCGTTCACCAAGTAAACTTGGAGTACCTTGCAACTGTAATCGCTACTCGCGAAGTAGATGGCGAATTGGTTGCTTTCCCTGACTCTCTCGTAGGTACTGACTCCCACACCACTATGATCAACGGTCTTGGTGTTCTTGGATGGGGTGTTGGTGGTATCGAGGCAGAAGCAGGAATGCTCGGCCAACCACTGTATTTCGTAACGCCAGAAGTCGTTGGTTTCAAACTGACTGGTACCCTGAGTGCTGGTGCAACTGCAACCGACCTCGCTCTGACTGTTACACAAATGCTGCGTAAAAAAGGCGTTGTAGGTAAATTCGTGGAGTTCTACGGACCAGGCCTGTCCAACATCTCGCTGGCTGACCGCGCTACCGTAGCGAACATGGCACCTGAGTACGGCGCTACAATGGGCTTCTTCCCAGTAGATGCTGAGACACTCAACTACATGCGTCAAACCGGTCGTGAAGAAGACCTCATCTCCTTGGTTGAAACTTACACCAAAGCACAAGGCCTCTTCCGTACTGACGAAACTCCAGACCCAGTATTCTCCGAAACATTGGAACTGGATCTGTCCACTGTCGTACCTAGCTTGGCTGGTCCAAAACGTCCACAAGACCGCGTAGAGCTGACTGCTATGAAGGAATCCTTCAATACCAGCCTCGTGACGCCGATCGACAAAGGCGGATTTGGCCTCTCCGAAGAGAAAATCGCAGCTAGCGCACCAGTTGCTTATGCTAACGGTGAAACAGCTACGCTGAAAACTGGTTCGGTTGTAATCGCAGCGATCACTTCCTGTACCAATACATCAAATCCTAGCGTAATGCTGGGTGCAGGTATCCTGGCGAAAAAAGCTGTGGAAAAAGGCCTGAAAAAGCCTGCTTTCGTAAAAAGCTCCCTGGCTCCAGGTTCCCGTGTCGTTACACAATACCTGAAAGACGCTGGTCTGATCGACTCCTTGGATGCTATCGGATTCAACGTCGTAGGTTATGGTTGCACCACTTGCATCGGTAACTCCGGTCCATTGCCAGAGGAAACCAGCAAAGCTATCGCTGACGAAGATCTGACAGTTGCAGCGGTACTTTCCGGTAACCGTAACTTCGAAGGCCGTATCCATGCACAGGTAAAAGCGAACTACCTCGCTTCTCCTCCATTGGTTATCGCCTATGCACTCGCAGGTACTGTAAATATCGACCTGACTACAGAGCCAATCGGCACTGGCAAAGACGGTCAACCTGTATTCTTGAAAGACATCTGGCCAACTCCACAAGAGATCGCAGCTGCAATGGACAAAGCAATGAATCCTGCTCTGTTCCGCGCTGAGTACGGCCAAGTGTTCACACAAAACGAAGCTTGGAACAAAATCGACGTTCCAACTGGCGACCTGTACGAGTGGGATGAAAAATCCACGTACATCCAAGAGCCGCCATTCTTCCAAAACCTGGCTGGAGAAATCGCTAAAATCGCAGACATCAAAGCAGCGAACACTATCGCACTCTTCGGTGATTCTGTGACAACTGACCATATCTCCCCAGCAGGCAACATCTCGCCAACTAGCCCAGCAGGTCTCTATCTGCAAGCTAACGGCGTAGAGCGCAAAGACTTCAACTCCTACGGTGCTCGCCGTGGTAGCCACGATGTAATGATGCGCGGTACATTTGCGAACATCCGTATCCGCAACCAAGTGGCTCCTGGCACTGAGGGCGGCGTAACCAAATACTTGCCAACTGACGAAGTAATGTCCATCTACGATGCTTCCATGAAGTATCAAGCAGACGGTACTCCACTCGTTGTACTGGCTGGTAAAGAGTACGGTACTGGTTCTTCCCGTGACTGGGCAGCAAAAGGTACATTCCTCTTGGGTATCAAAGCAGTTATCGCTGAGAGCTTCGAGCGTATCCACCGTGCTAACCTGGTTGGTATGGGCGTTCTGCCTCTGCAATTCGCTGATGGCCAAAGCTGGAAGTCCCTCGGCATCGACGGTACTGAGTCCTTCAGCATTGTTGGTCTCTCCGATGATGTACAACCTGGTCAACGCGTAAAAGTAGAAGCAACGAAGAAAGACGGCAGCACCTTCGCATTCGAAGTAATCGTGCGCCTCGATTCCATGGTAGACGTAGACTACTACCGCAATGGTGGTATCCTGCAAACGGTTCTGCGTCAATTGCTGGATGAAGGCAAACCAGTAAACGCGTAA